Proteins from one Candidatus Zixiibacteriota bacterium genomic window:
- a CDS encoding C40 family peptidase, with amino-acid sequence MKYGIVIRSITDLRAEPRFQSERKSQLLYNESLEIGRIRDGYARVYQRDGYNGWVDEKALMILDRRIFNRFERELTHRVVSLTANLKPLKNNMPAQPPFLFYGTRLRVESVAKGHAQTKLLGNNVSRLVKSYLTSLSVKPDGSSMPSFIIREARKFIGTPYLWGGISPYGIDCSGLVQTLFKAAGLALPRDSRDQRRMGVKVARDHIRPGDLLFFEGHVAIALDKYRIIHASLGEGGVAENSLKPGDVDFREDLFRTYIVARRLRI; translated from the coding sequence ATGAAGTACGGTATCGTTATCAGGAGTATTACCGATTTAAGAGCCGAACCGCGATTCCAATCGGAAAGAAAAAGCCAGTTGTTATACAATGAATCGTTGGAAATCGGCCGTATAAGAGATGGCTATGCCAGGGTTTATCAGCGCGACGGTTACAATGGCTGGGTCGATGAAAAGGCGCTGATGATCCTTGATCGCCGAATATTTAATCGTTTTGAACGGGAGTTGACCCACCGGGTGGTTTCGCTGACGGCGAATTTGAAACCCCTAAAGAATAATATGCCTGCTCAGCCACCATTTTTATTTTACGGGACTCGTTTAAGGGTTGAAAGCGTGGCAAAAGGCCACGCCCAGACCAAATTACTCGGTAATAACGTATCCCGATTAGTAAAATCGTACCTGACTTCCTTATCTGTAAAACCGGATGGCTCTTCGATGCCGTCATTCATAATCAGGGAAGCCCGCAAATTTATCGGGACGCCCTACCTCTGGGGCGGGATCAGTCCTTACGGTATAGACTGCTCCGGCCTGGTGCAGACATTATTCAAAGCCGCCGGGTTGGCGTTACCCCGCGACAGCCGGGATCAACGCCGGATGGGAGTAAAAGTCGCCCGGGATCATATCCGGCCGGGGGACTTGCTTTTTTTTGAAGGACATGTGGCCATAGCTCTGGATAAATATCGGATAATCCATGCCTCGCTCGGTGAAGGAGGGGTCGCTGAAAATTCGCTCAAACCGGGTGATGTCGATTTCCGCGAAGATTTATTTCGGACCTATATTGTGGCGAGGAGGTTGAGAATATAG
- a CDS encoding MATE family efflux transporter has protein sequence MADVLRKKPVDHTEGSIIQSIFKMGIPSMIGFLANHIYYMVDMWWLAHLPERETAVAAVTIYSNISWVFFSFNGLVGPGSVAIISRRYGEKNYDATETAIKETFILKWCTGMLLGLIGFFLTDQLVYWGGARGETIALSAEYGKIIFLGMGFSLSVYSVYTALRSVANPNMAMGLMIGSTLLNLVLDPLFIYGYWIFPELGVTGAAVASVTSYTITFLVGVGLFYSRATNVRLSLKGKIPMSIKTMIKIVRIGVPHWIGELSYSGARLLVMPMIAVFGNSVIAAYGVGMQISAIGISVLVGIGLGLASLIGHNLGAGKKERALKTANQALLMSVGIMILMGLAVFIFAPLILSLYFHDPETIGHGVHLLRILSISFPFIGVFIMLEQIYSGVGMNTPAMIINAGNAWLIQIPTIYILTQVFNFDQNAVWWSISAAALISVSAFYWYYRRGQWLNVKV, from the coding sequence ATGGCTGACGTATTGAGAAAGAAACCGGTCGATCATACTGAAGGTTCCATTATTCAATCCATTTTTAAAATGGGGATTCCTTCCATGATCGGTTTTCTGGCCAATCATATATATTATATGGTCGATATGTGGTGGCTGGCACACCTTCCCGAACGGGAAACGGCCGTTGCCGCGGTAACCATTTATTCCAATATTTCCTGGGTTTTCTTTTCGTTCAATGGTCTGGTCGGACCCGGCTCGGTGGCGATTATTTCACGACGGTATGGAGAGAAAAATTATGATGCCACCGAAACGGCTATCAAGGAGACTTTTATTCTCAAATGGTGCACCGGAATGCTCCTGGGATTGATCGGATTTTTCCTGACCGATCAACTGGTATACTGGGGCGGCGCCAGGGGAGAAACCATCGCCCTAAGTGCCGAATACGGCAAGATAATATTTTTGGGGATGGGATTTTCTCTCAGCGTTTATTCCGTTTACACGGCCCTCAGGAGTGTTGCCAATCCCAATATGGCGATGGGTCTGATGATTGGCTCTACGCTATTAAACCTGGTTCTCGATCCGCTTTTTATTTATGGATACTGGATTTTCCCGGAACTGGGAGTGACCGGGGCCGCGGTGGCATCGGTCACGTCATACACCATCACCTTCCTGGTCGGTGTCGGGTTGTTCTATTCCAGGGCTACCAATGTCCGGCTCAGTCTGAAGGGCAAGATTCCGATGTCGATTAAGACCATGATAAAGATTGTCAGGATCGGTGTCCCGCACTGGATCGGGGAACTGTCTTATTCCGGGGCCAGGTTATTGGTGATGCCCATGATTGCGGTATTCGGCAATTCGGTTATAGCCGCATATGGAGTCGGGATGCAGATTTCGGCAATCGGGATTTCGGTGCTGGTCGGAATCGGTCTTGGTCTGGCCTCGCTGATCGGACATAATCTGGGTGCCGGCAAGAAAGAGCGGGCCCTGAAAACGGCCAATCAGGCTCTGCTTATGTCAGTCGGAATTATGATCCTGATGGGGTTGGCTGTTTTTATTTTTGCGCCTCTAATCCTGTCACTGTACTTTCATGACCCCGAAACCATCGGGCACGGTGTTCATTTGCTTCGTATTCTCTCCATCAGTTTCCCGTTTATCGGGGTCTTTATCATGCTGGAGCAAATCTATTCCGGGGTGGGCATGAATACCCCCGCCATGATTATCAACGCTGGTAATGCCTGGTTGATACAAATCCCGACCATTTATATTCTGACTCAGGTTTTCAATTTCGATCAGAACGCTGTTTGGTGGTCCATAAGTGCCGCCGCCCTGATTTCCGTATCCGCATTTTATTGGTATTATCGCCGCGGGCAATGGCTTAATGTCAAGGTTTGA
- a CDS encoding zf-HC2 domain-containing protein yields the protein MKSCKKHIQHICDYIDGEIDESLCFELEQHLKECKDCRIMVDTLRQTVILCREGRKKPLPRELEERLSDAIRQRWEKKFKKKR from the coding sequence TTGAAAAGCTGTAAGAAGCATATCCAGCATATATGCGACTATATTGACGGCGAGATCGATGAGTCGCTCTGTTTTGAGCTGGAACAACATCTCAAAGAATGCAAAGACTGCCGGATTATGGTCGATACCCTGCGTCAAACCGTAATTCTATGCCGGGAAGGCCGGAAAAAGCCTCTTCCCAGGGAGCTTGAAGAGCGGCTATCCGATGCCATTCGGCAACGCTGGGAAAAGAAATTCAAGAAAAAAAGATAG
- a CDS encoding sigma-70 family RNA polymerase sigma factor, which translates to MNEKELVKLARGGDFDAFNRLIMDQQDKIYRLAIKVTGNREDAEDIVQETFIKAVDKIDRFRMESSFGTWLYAIALNSIRAHMGSRRQHTLKPLEDYLPGSHQNGSEALFDWGDPHKILEEKQLQAIIEDALADMPYKYSMPFILRYMEDMPIKEVARMSGLSLPAAKSRILRARLALRDKITRILKERKVEKL; encoded by the coding sequence ATGAATGAAAAGGAACTTGTAAAACTGGCCCGGGGCGGCGATTTCGATGCTTTCAACCGCCTTATCATGGACCAGCAGGATAAAATATACCGGTTGGCAATCAAAGTTACCGGCAACCGGGAAGATGCGGAAGATATTGTGCAGGAAACTTTCATTAAGGCGGTGGATAAAATAGACCGGTTTCGAATGGAATCATCATTCGGAACCTGGCTTTATGCCATTGCCTTAAACTCGATTCGAGCTCATATGGGCAGTCGAAGGCAACATACTTTAAAACCTTTGGAGGATTATTTGCCGGGTTCTCATCAGAATGGAAGTGAGGCTTTGTTTGATTGGGGCGATCCGCACAAGATTCTGGAAGAAAAACAATTGCAGGCCATAATAGAGGATGCCCTGGCCGATATGCCTTATAAGTACAGCATGCCCTTTATTCTTCGCTATATGGAAGATATGCCAATCAAAGAGGTGGCCCGGATGAGCGGGCTTTCGTTGCCGGCCGCAAAATCTCGAATTCTCAGGGCCCGGCTGGCTCTTAGAGATAAAATAACCCGGATCCTCAAGGAGAGGAAAGTTGAAAAGCTGTAA
- a CDS encoding MMPL family transporter, whose translation MKVRKIFTEFSINNPWVVIFGVLIITVFFAAQLPNIKIDTDPENMLEAHEPARVFDHQVKEEFAIHDFIAVGVVDEKGAFNKQILTNVYHIMQEVANIDGVIADDILAPSFVDDIIQRDGIMTVRPLLEKEPESDAQAQFILSRIKDNPILRGKLASDDGEAIAMFVPIEAKNMSHRIAGEIQTIIDKYSTGEKYFIAGLPLAEDSFGAEMFRQMAVSAPLAGLIIFLLMLAFFKNFKIVLAPMIVAVSSVIWAMGLLIMTGNTVHIMSSMIPIFLIPIAVLSSIHIISEFHDRYQKYKHKKTTIRNTIEELFIPILFTTATTIVGFLSLAMTPIPPVRVFGIFVAFGIAVAWFLSITFNPAFAVLISDKTLRNFGKIKEDGHGLLARIMHLFRGFDRRYYKAILLGTSVIIVVAAIGLKMIIVNDNPVKWFKENHPLRVADATLNKHLAGTYMNYLVLDGGEDDAMKNPETLRYIERMQRSLEKNGVIGSTTGLTDVVKKVSYELFDGDSSRFAIPGNQDEVAQDLFLFEISGGNPEDLFKFVTQDYRKANIWVQMREGDNQSVKSVVDSLDRFLAANPLPEGMNINWAGLPYVNIVWQEKMVGGMRSALLSSFVVVFVMMIFLFRSVLLGFLSMLPLSITIMAIYAAIGFIGKPYDMPVAVLSSLTLGLSIDFAIHFIKRSKYIHERTGDFRKTYPEMFEGLARAIARNVLVIAIGFVPMFFSSLVPYITVGSFFFAIMMVSGAVTMILLPALFIVFRKRLFPFKEIEQPEVHEKVVNN comes from the coding sequence TTGAAAGTGAGAAAAATTTTTACGGAATTTTCAATTAACAACCCGTGGGTCGTTATTTTCGGGGTTTTGATTATCACCGTATTCTTTGCGGCTCAACTGCCCAATATTAAAATCGACACCGATCCGGAAAATATGCTTGAAGCGCACGAGCCGGCGCGGGTTTTCGATCATCAGGTCAAAGAGGAATTCGCCATTCATGATTTCATAGCGGTCGGTGTTGTTGATGAGAAGGGTGCCTTTAACAAACAGATCCTGACCAATGTGTACCATATTATGCAGGAGGTCGCCAATATCGACGGAGTCATTGCCGACGATATTCTGGCTCCTTCATTTGTCGATGATATCATTCAGAGAGACGGGATTATGACTGTCAGGCCGCTCCTGGAAAAAGAACCGGAAAGTGATGCCCAGGCGCAATTCATTTTAAGCCGGATTAAGGATAATCCGATTTTGCGCGGTAAACTGGCCTCGGATGACGGTGAAGCGATTGCCATGTTCGTGCCTATCGAGGCCAAGAATATGTCGCATCGTATCGCCGGGGAAATTCAAACCATTATAGATAAATATTCCACCGGGGAGAAATATTTCATTGCCGGTTTACCGTTAGCCGAGGACAGTTTCGGGGCTGAGATGTTCCGGCAGATGGCGGTCAGCGCCCCGCTGGCCGGTTTAATCATATTCCTGCTGATGCTGGCTTTCTTTAAAAATTTCAAGATTGTCCTGGCTCCGATGATTGTGGCGGTGTCTTCGGTCATCTGGGCTATGGGGCTTTTGATTATGACCGGCAACACGGTTCATATAATGAGTTCCATGATCCCGATCTTTCTGATTCCCATTGCCGTTCTCAGCTCCATTCATATCATTTCGGAATTTCATGACCGGTACCAGAAATACAAACACAAAAAGACGACTATCCGCAACACTATTGAAGAGCTTTTTATCCCTATTCTTTTTACTACGGCGACGACCATTGTGGGATTCCTGTCACTGGCTATGACACCAATACCGCCGGTCCGGGTTTTCGGTATATTCGTAGCCTTCGGAATCGCCGTGGCATGGTTTTTATCAATCACCTTCAATCCGGCCTTTGCGGTTTTAATATCCGATAAAACCCTCAGGAATTTCGGCAAGATTAAAGAGGATGGCCATGGCCTGCTGGCCAGGATCATGCACCTTTTCCGGGGCTTCGATCGCCGTTATTATAAGGCTATTCTGCTGGGGACATCGGTGATTATTGTGGTCGCCGCTATCGGACTGAAGATGATAATAGTCAATGATAACCCCGTCAAATGGTTCAAAGAAAACCATCCTTTGCGGGTGGCCGATGCGACTTTAAATAAACATCTGGCCGGGACTTATATGAATTACCTGGTTCTGGATGGCGGTGAAGATGATGCCATGAAGAATCCGGAGACCCTGCGATATATCGAGAGAATGCAGCGGTCTCTGGAAAAGAATGGGGTGATCGGCTCGACCACCGGATTGACCGATGTCGTCAAGAAAGTCAGTTATGAATTGTTCGATGGCGACAGCTCCAGATTTGCCATTCCCGGTAACCAGGACGAGGTGGCCCAGGATTTATTCCTGTTCGAGATTTCGGGCGGAAACCCGGAGGACTTATTCAAATTCGTTACTCAGGATTATCGCAAGGCCAATATCTGGGTCCAGATGCGGGAAGGGGATAACCAGTCGGTTAAGTCAGTAGTTGACAGCCTGGATCGGTTTCTTGCCGCAAATCCGCTTCCGGAAGGAATGAATATTAACTGGGCCGGACTGCCCTATGTCAACATAGTCTGGCAGGAGAAAATGGTAGGGGGGATGCGCTCGGCCTTGCTGAGTTCGTTTGTCGTGGTTTTTGTCATGATGATTTTCCTTTTCCGCTCCGTCCTGCTCGGGTTCCTGTCGATGTTGCCGCTCAGCATCACCATCATGGCCATTTATGCGGCCATCGGATTTATCGGCAAACCGTACGATATGCCGGTGGCGGTACTGTCATCGCTGACCCTTGGATTGTCGATTGACTTTGCCATTCATTTTATCAAACGCTCGAAATACATCCATGAACGAACCGGTGATTTCAGGAAAACCTACCCGGAGATGTTCGAAGGGTTGGCACGGGCCATTGCCCGTAATGTTCTGGTAATCGCCATCGGTTTTGTGCCCATGTTTTTTTCCTCGCTGGTGCCGTATATCACGGTCGGATCATTCTTCTTCGCCATCATGATGGTCTCCGGGGCGGTGACGATGATTCTTTTGCCGGCGCTGTTTATTGTTTTCCGGAAACGGCTGTTTCCCTTTAAAGAGATCGAACAGCCTGAAGTCCATGAAAAAGTTGTAAATAATTAG
- a CDS encoding N-acetylmuramoyl-L-alanine amidase, with product MIRIFRLPVIFAILLISAVVVSAQPIIKVIYPKKGSPIGAVDSTFILGSVTPGSTLEINGVNINVHRDGGFIAFLPLNPGPFDFELEAVNGYDTTFLGWPVLVPQPMKSLPYDSLVIIDKTRTSGNMILGRGDQLRVEIQATPGCFAYFSIPGYIESVPMAEGPPRIQPFWGEAVFGSGAVPESLKIKGYYSGYLDIDDKCLVDSSRVIYHLRAPSFLEMWGRTMSRSLEDLDFGSLELLKFKNDRTIDSSRFFVIINPDNYPCLVEFTDSVQIMRIGPRQGYLAIFQPKGVKAMAVGREGDWVKLKLSETQFGWVNINSIKFLKKGLPSPKSLLKSIRAFAGKDCLTVEMPLSERHPFRVEETDDHHLVISLYGVASDTDWIRYDFRDKDLELVTWSQEEPGLYNLKFAFRKAVWGYDIYYDGNTLKLNINKPPQDIDRLKDKIIVIDPGHSLDPGAIGPTGLTEATANLNIALALKKELVKRGARVVMTREDMSDLPLSMRPEIAVAYDADLFISIHNNALPDGVNPLVNHGVSTYYYHPHSIGLARCIQKELIRESKLEDYGLYHGNLAVNRPTQYPAVLVECAFIILPEHEAMLRSTKFQNRLARAIRKGIEKFLEEYDHD from the coding sequence ATGATTAGAATATTCAGGCTACCAGTTATTTTTGCAATACTGCTGATTTCGGCTGTCGTGGTATCGGCACAACCCATTATAAAGGTGATTTACCCCAAAAAGGGAAGTCCCATCGGGGCGGTGGATTCAACTTTTATCCTGGGATCGGTGACACCCGGATCGACGCTCGAAATTAACGGAGTCAATATCAATGTACACAGGGATGGCGGTTTTATAGCCTTCCTTCCCCTTAACCCGGGACCATTCGATTTTGAATTGGAAGCGGTAAATGGTTATGATACAACTTTTCTTGGCTGGCCGGTGTTAGTTCCCCAACCCATGAAATCACTGCCCTACGATAGCCTGGTTATAATCGATAAAACCAGAACCAGCGGAAACATGATTCTTGGAAGGGGAGATCAACTTCGAGTCGAAATACAGGCTACCCCCGGGTGTTTCGCCTATTTTTCGATTCCGGGGTATATCGAATCGGTTCCGATGGCCGAAGGGCCACCGCGGATTCAACCATTCTGGGGTGAAGCTGTTTTCGGATCGGGAGCAGTCCCGGAATCATTAAAAATAAAAGGGTATTACAGCGGGTACCTCGATATCGATGACAAATGCCTGGTCGATTCCAGCCGAGTGATTTATCATCTCCGGGCTCCGAGTTTTCTGGAAATGTGGGGCAGGACCATGTCGCGCTCGCTTGAGGATCTCGATTTTGGCTCACTGGAATTGCTTAAATTCAAAAATGATCGGACAATCGACAGTTCGCGATTTTTTGTCATTATCAATCCCGACAATTATCCATGTTTGGTAGAATTCACCGATTCGGTCCAAATTATGCGGATCGGACCGCGTCAGGGATATCTGGCAATATTTCAGCCAAAAGGGGTTAAAGCTATGGCTGTCGGGCGGGAAGGGGATTGGGTGAAATTGAAACTATCGGAAACGCAATTCGGATGGGTTAATATCAATTCTATTAAATTTCTAAAAAAAGGTCTGCCGTCTCCGAAATCCCTCCTGAAATCAATCCGGGCTTTTGCAGGTAAAGATTGCCTGACCGTGGAGATGCCCCTTTCGGAGAGGCATCCCTTTCGGGTCGAGGAAACGGACGATCATCATTTGGTTATCAGTCTTTATGGCGTTGCCTCGGATACTGATTGGATCAGGTATGATTTCAGAGATAAAGACCTTGAGCTGGTGACCTGGAGCCAGGAGGAGCCGGGATTATATAACCTGAAGTTCGCCTTCAGAAAGGCGGTATGGGGTTATGATATTTATTATGATGGAAACACATTAAAGTTAAATATTAATAAACCGCCACAAGATATTGATAGATTGAAGGATAAAATAATTGTAATTGACCCAGGTCATTCCCTTGATCCGGGTGCTATAGGACCCACAGGATTGACAGAAGCTACGGCCAATTTGAATATTGCCCTGGCTTTAAAGAAGGAACTGGTCAAACGGGGAGCCCGGGTAGTGATGACCAGGGAAGATATGTCCGATTTGCCCCTGTCCATGCGGCCGGAAATCGCGGTGGCATATGATGCCGACCTGTTTATTTCAATTCACAATAATGCGCTTCCTGACGGGGTGAATCCACTGGTAAATCACGGCGTTTCGACATACTATTATCATCCCCATTCAATAGGCCTGGCCAGGTGTATTCAAAAGGAATTGATCAGAGAATCCAAACTCGAGGATTACGGGCTATATCACGGCAATCTGGCAGTCAACAGGCCGACGCAGTATCCGGCAGTATTGGTTGAATGCGCCTTTATAATTTTGCCGGAGCATGAGGCCATGCTTCGATCAACCAAATTTCAAAATCGACTAGCCCGGGCTATCAGAAAAGGAATAGAAAAATTTCTGGAGGAATACGACCATGACTGA